The Nocardia sp. NBC_00508 nucleotide sequence CCGTGTGACAGCAGGCAACGGTTCCGGCGGGGCCGAGCGGCCCAGCCGCTCCGGCCGCCGACCGGGGCAGTCGGGCGCCCGCGAGGCCATCCTCGCGGCCGCCCGCGCGCGGTTCGCCGACGCCGGCTTCGACAAGACCTCCGTGCGCGCGGTCGCCACCGACGCCGGGGTCGATCCGGCCCTGGTGCACCACTACTTCGGCACCAAACAACAGCTCTTCGCCGCGGTAGTGGAACTGCCGGTGGATCCGGAGATGATACTGCGGAACATCGATTCGGCGCCGCTGAATCACTTGGGCGAGACCATCATTCGCGCGGCACTCGGGGTGTGGGACTCCCCCGCGGGGCCTGGTGTCGTCGCGGTAGTGCGCAGCATCTTGGCCGGGAGCGACGACCCGGCGCTGGCCAGAACGTTCCTGTTGGACATCGTGTTGGAACGTGTCCGCAAGCGCATCGCCACCCCCGAGGACGACGGCCGCACCCGGGTCGCGCTGGTCGCGTCGCAGATGATCGGCGTGCTGGTGGGGCGCAAGATCATCGGAGTCCAACCGCTGGCCGCCATGCCCGCGGCCGACCTCGTCGCCGTGGTGGGCCCGACACTGCAGCGCTACCTGACCGGGGACATCGGGCAGGAACGGGCATGACCCCCGCGATCACCGCGGCCGGTCACTCCACGACTTCGACAACGTCACCGGGCCACAGGTACTCGTAGAACTCCTTGGCGCCTTCGTGCGTCATGCGGACGCAGCCATGCGACTCCTTCTCGATCGGGCCGACGTGGAAGGCGATGTCGCCGTTGAAGAAGACCGCGTACGGCATCGGAGCGTTGTGCATCGTGCTCCAGTGGAACTCCTTCTTGAACGACACGCGGAACACCCCGGGCGGGGTCTCGTATCCCGCCATCCCGTGCGAAATCGGCGTCGGACCGTAGACCACCCGGCCCTCGTCCATCAGCCAGGCTTCGTCGGTCGACAGCCGCATGCAGGCGCGGGCGGCGGTGGAACAGGGCGCCACGGGCGGTGGCGGTGGAATCAGCGCCGGCAGTCCGGGGATGTCCGGGCCACCCGGCCAGAGCGGTTCGGCCGATGCGGGCGAAGCCATAGCAAGCCCCGCTGACACCACACCGCAGGCGATCGCACATCGAGCTGTCCAGTTACGTAAACGCAAGGTGCTCATTACGTTCCTGACCTCTCTACTCTTACGCCACCTGTGACGCTCAGCAGGTCGGTTCGAGCGCCCGACGCCGGAGCGTGCGGACCTTCGCGAGGTGTAAATGATCATGGCGGACCCGGCTTCGGAGGGTCAACGGTCCTAAACGAACGTGACTCATCCGTTGCCGAGCGCCGCCCTCGCGCACCTGGGAGCGGGCAGAGAGGGGGTCAGCAGAACGTCCGCAGGGTCAGACGTCGGCCTGCGGTGCCGTGAACGCTTCGTGTTCGGCGTCGGTGACGTTCCTGGCCTCGTCGACGAGCAGTACCGGAATGCCGTTCTCGACGGGGTATGCCCGGCGCAGACGCGGGTTGTAGAGCAGCGTGCTGCCGTCGGCGGCATGGACCAGCCGCAGCGGGCCCTTGTCCTGCG carries:
- a CDS encoding TetR/AcrR family transcriptional regulator: MTAGNGSGGAERPSRSGRRPGQSGAREAILAAARARFADAGFDKTSVRAVATDAGVDPALVHHYFGTKQQLFAAVVELPVDPEMILRNIDSAPLNHLGETIIRAALGVWDSPAGPGVVAVVRSILAGSDDPALARTFLLDIVLERVRKRIATPEDDGRTRVALVASQMIGVLVGRKIIGVQPLAAMPAADLVAVVGPTLQRYLTGDIGQERA
- a CDS encoding L,D-transpeptidase produces the protein MASPASAEPLWPGGPDIPGLPALIPPPPPVAPCSTAARACMRLSTDEAWLMDEGRVVYGPTPISHGMAGYETPPGVFRVSFKKEFHWSTMHNAPMPYAVFFNGDIAFHVGPIEKESHGCVRMTHEGAKEFYEYLWPGDVVEVVE
- a CDS encoding Trm112 family protein; this encodes MPEHPTLDATLLSLLACPQDKGPLRLVHAADGSTLLYNPRLRRAYPVENGIPVLLVDEARNVTDAEHEAFTAPQADV